In Phragmites australis chromosome 16, lpPhrAust1.1, whole genome shotgun sequence, one DNA window encodes the following:
- the LOC133895100 gene encoding uncharacterized protein LOC133895100: MLKSFTSFEFIFMAHLLLTIFEYTYDLNHTLQKRDQDIVNAIDLIYDTKTQLQFLREDGGWEDFLKTVNSFCDKHGIKIPSMDDFYKPVGRDRRFFPKAKNLHRFHVDVFLSAIDRILRELNDRFDEVNTNLLLCMASFNAVDSFVVFDKDKLVKLAQFYPNDFSSIEMIHLPFQLAHFVTDMHRDERFRAMKNLVELSIMLVETKKNLNYDTV; this comes from the coding sequence ATGTTGAAGTCGTTTACTTCATTTGAGTTTATTTTCATGGCACATTTATTGCTAACCATATTTGAGTACACATATGACTTAAATCATACTTTGCAAAAGAGGGATCAAGATATTGTTAATGCAATAGATCTCATCTATGATACAAAGACTCAACTACAGTTTTTGCGGGAGGATGGTGGATGGGAAGATTTTCTTAAAACTGTCAATTCCTTTTGTGACAAGCATGGCATCAAAATTCCTAGTATGGATGATTTTTACAAGCCAGTTGGAAGAGATAGGAGGTTCTTTCCAAAAGCTAAGAATCTACATCGTTTTCATGTTGACGTGTTCTTAAGTGCCATTGATAGGATACTACGAGAGCTTAATGACAGATTTGATGAGGTAAATACAAATTTGCTTCTTTGCATGGCATCATTTAATGCTGTTGATTCATTTGTTGTGTTTGACAAGGATAAATTGGTTAAGCTTGCTCAGTTCTATCCTAATGATTTCTCAAGCATTGAAATGATTCATCTTCCTTTTCAACTTGCACACTTTGTTACTGATATGCATAGAGATGAAAGGTTTAGAGCAATGAAAAATCTTGTTGAGCTATCCATTATgcttgttgaaacaaagaagaacctcAACTATGATACTGTGTAA